The genomic region AGACGATGTCGGTTTCGCTCGTCGGCTACACGAACGCGGGCAAGTCCACGCTCTTCAATGCGCTCACCAAAGCGCAGGCGTATGCGGCCAACCAGTTGTTCGCCACGCTCGATACGACTTCGCGGCGCGTGTTCCTCGGCGAGGAAGCCGGGCACGTTGTCGTTTCGGATACCGTTGGGTTCATCCGCGAGTTGCCTCACCAGCTCGTCGCCGCATTTCGTGCGACGCTCGAAGAGACCATCCATGCGGACCTGCTGCTGCACGTCGTCGACGCATCGAGCCCCGTGCGCCTCGATCAGATCGATCAGGTGAACGAGGTATTGCGCGGCATCGGCGCGGACTCCATCCGCCAGATTCTCGTCTTCAACAAGATCGACGCGGTGCCCGAACTCGCGGCCCGTGACGAAGCGGTTGAAAGGGATGAGTATGGTAATATTTCGCGCGTCTTTTTGAGCGCGCGCACGGGTCAGGGACTCGACGCGCTGCGCGCCGCCATCGCCGAAATCGCTACAGCGGACGCAGGCGAACCCGAAGAAGGTCAGCCGAGCGTGTTTGCAGAAACGGGCGCGCCGGCACAGACGTCCGAAGCCACGCAATCCAGCCAGTCCGGGCCGAACACATCCCCCGACGCGAACCCGCAGCCGGAAGACCACCGGCCAGCAGAAGAACGTGACGGCCGAAAGGTTCCCGAGCACGGACACTGAACGGCTCCGCATGACCGACTTACCGACGCGGCACCGAACCGGCTGTCTAATGGTGAATCACCGAGTGAACGAAAACAACGAGCGGACTATCGGGCAGCGCATGCATGCCGCCTTTTCGATCAACGATCCGCGCTGGGGGCGGAGCGACGGCAATGGCGTAAAGAACGACTCCAAGCGTCCGCAGGACGGCAAGCGCGGCAACGGCAAGGAAGAAGGTCCGCCCGATCTCGACGAGATGTGGCGTGAATTTAACCGCCGCATCGCGGGCGTCTTCGGCCGCAAGCCAGGCGGCGGCATGCCGCGCGACAACGGGCGCGGCACGAAGATCGGGCTTGGCATCGTCATCGGCGTGCTGGTCGCCATCTATCTCGGCAGCGGCGTGTTCGTCGTGCAGGACGGGCATGTCGGCGTCGTCTCGCAGTTCGGCAAGTACCGGCAGACGGTGCCGCAGGGCATTCACTGGCGTCTGCCTTATCCGTTGCAGTCACACGATATCGTCGATACGTCGCAGGTGCGGTCGGTCGAAATTGGCCGCGGCGCCGCGCTGTCGCAGGGCAATGTGCGCGATGCGTCGCTCCTGACGAAAGAAGCCGACATTCTCGATGTTCGCTTCGCCGTGCAGTATCAGATCAAGTCGCCGACCGACTTTCTCTTTCGCAATCTCGATCCCGATCAGAGCGTGACCGAGGCCGCGCAAGCGGCGGTTCGCGAGATCGCGGGCGCGACGTCCACCGACGATCTGCTCTACAAGGACCGCGACGCGTTGCGCGGGCGTCTCACCGAATCCATCCAGCGCTCGCTCGACGCGTACCGCACGGGTCTGCAGGTCACGGGCGTCACGATGCAAAGCGTGCAAGTGCCGACGCAGGTGCAGGCGGCGTTCGAAGAAGCGTCGCGCGTGCGTCAGGACAACGAGCGCGCCCGCGAAACCGCCGAAGCCTACGCGAGTCAACTGCTTCCGCGCGCGAAGGCCGATGCCGCGAAGATGATCGACGAAGCGACCGCCTACAGCAACCGCGAAGTCACGCAGGCGCAAGGCGACGCCGAGCGCTTCAAGCAGGTCTACGCGGAATACGCGAAGGCTCCGGCGCTCATTCGCCAACGCATGTACCTGGACACGATGCAGCAGATCTACTCGCGCACCACCAAGGTTTTCGTCGATAGCAAGGCAGGTAACAACGTGGTGTATCTGCCGCTCGACAAGCTCGTCGACGCAACGCGCCAGCAGGCGAAAGATTCGGCCGCGAACGGGAGCGTGAGCGCGCCGGCAGCCGACGCCGAAGCGCGCGCGCAAAGCACCGTGCCTGCGTCGTCCGCAGCGGTCGCGCCGGCCAGCGCAGCGGCGGCAGCCAGCGCGCCGGGCGCTGCAAGCGCGGCAAGCGATCCGCTGCGCTCGCGCGATGCGTTGCGCTCGCGCAGCCGTCAAGACGACTTGCAGTAAGGAGCGCAGAACATGAATCGAATCATTGCGCTCGTCGTCGCAGTCGTGATCGTGCTGTTCATCGGCTCGTCGATGGTCTTCACCGTCGACGAGAGACACGCCGGCGTCGTGGCTTCCCACGGCGACAGCAGTCCGCGGCTCGATGGTCCCGGCCTCCATTTCAAGCTGCCGCCGCCGTTTCAGACGCTTGCGCTCATCGACACGCGCACGCTCACCATCGACGAAAGCGGGGCTGACCGCTTCACCACGTCCGACAAGAACGAAGTCCTCGTGAACACGGTCATCAAGTACCGCGTGAACGACCCGCTCAAGCTCTTCGTGAGCAACGAGAAAAATACGCAGACTGCGCAGGAGCGCCTGATCGCGCTTGCCCGCACCGCGCTCGCGAGCGCGTTCGCGAATCGCTCGCTCACCGACGCGCTCGCCAGCCAGCAGACGCTCGAAAGCGAGGCGCAGAAGGATGTGGAAGGCGCGGCGTCGGCGTTCGGCGTGCAACTCGTCGATCTTCAGATGACGCGCATCGACTTCCCGTCGGCGGTGGCGGATTCGGTCTATAAGCGCATGATCGCCGCGCGCCAGGAAGCGGCGGCGAACGAGCGCGCGAAGGGCACGGCCGAGGCCGACAAGATCAAGGCCGACGCCGAACGCGAGCAGCAGCAGATCCTCGCGGACGCCTACAGCCAGGCGCAGTCCATCAAGGGCGAAGGAGACAGCAAGTCCGCGGCCATCGCCGCCGACGCCTATGGACGCGACCCGCAGTTCTACCAGTACTATCAGAGCCTCGAAGCGTACAAGAAGACGTTCAAGCCGGGCGACGTGATGGTCGTCGATCCGTCCAGCAGCGATTTCTTCCGCTTCATGAAGAGCCCCAACGGCGGCGCGGACGCGTCCGCCTCGCAAAAGCGCTGAGCGCACCCGCGCCGCGCGCGGCAGTCGCCGCGCGGGCGCTCATTTCCCCGTGAACAATGGTCGAGACGATACTGCTCGCTCTTGCGTTGATGCTGATCATCGAAGGCATGTTTCCCTTCGTTTTTCCGACGGCCTGGCGCGACACGTTCCGCCGTATCGCCGAGCGGCCGCCGCATCACATCCGCATCGGCGGCCTGATCGCGATGGCGCTGGGGCTGATCCTGCTCCTGATCGCGACCTAGCGCGGGAAGCCGCCGTTTCGCCTATCTTGTCCTTATCCGCCCACGCGCGCCGCGTCTCGCGCCGCGCCCCGCAGGAAACGTATCGATGTCCACCTGGCTCCTTCCCGAGAATATCGCCGACGTCTTGCCGTCGGAAGCCCGCAAGATCGAAGAGCTGCGCCGCCGCCTGCTCGACCGGTTCCGGTCCTACGGTTATGAGCTCGTCATGCCGCCGATGCTCGAATATCTGGAGTCGCTGCTGACGAGCGGCGGCAGCGACCTCAACCTTCGCACGTTCAAGCTCGTCGATCAGTTGTCGGGACGCACGCTCGGCCTGCGCGCCGACATCACGCCGCAGGTCTCGCGCATCGACGCGCATCTTCTGAACCGGCAGGGCGTGACGCGTCTCTGCTATGCGGGCGTCGTGCTGCATACGCGTCCGCGCGGTCTTCATGCGACGCGCGAGCAGATTCAGATCGGCGCGGAGATCTATGGTCACGCGGGCCTCGAAGCCGACCTCGAAATTCAGCAGTTGATGCTCGATTCGCTGCACCTCGCGGGTCTCACGAAGGTGCGGCTGGACCTCTGCCACGCGGGCGTGCTGGCCGCGCTGCTCGAACTTGAGCCGGCGGCGGCATCGCTCGGAGAAGCGCTCTACGATGCGCTCGCGAGCAAGGACGTGCCGCGTCTCACCGAACTCACCGCGCATCTAGGCCACGTGCCGCGCGAGGCGCTGCGCGCTTTGCCGTCGCTTTATGGCGATGCTTCGGTGCTCCAAATGGCGCGTGCGCGTCTGCCGAATCTGCCGGTCATCGCGCGCGCGCTCGACGACCTCGCGTTCCTCGCCGCGCGAGCCGATGGCGCCGAGCTGATGATCGACCTCGCCGATCTGCGCGGCTACGCGTATCACAGCGGCGTGATGTTCTCGGCTTACGTGGACGGCGTGCCGAACGCGGTGGCGCGCGGCGGCCGGTACGACGACGTCGGCTCCGCCTACGGCCGCGCGCGGCCCGCGACGG from Caballeronia sp. Lep1P3 harbors:
- a CDS encoding DUF2065 domain-containing protein: MVETILLALALMLIIEGMFPFVFPTAWRDTFRRIAERPPHHIRIGGLIAMALGLILLLIAT
- the hflC gene encoding protease modulator HflC, producing the protein MNRIIALVVAVVIVLFIGSSMVFTVDERHAGVVASHGDSSPRLDGPGLHFKLPPPFQTLALIDTRTLTIDESGADRFTTSDKNEVLVNTVIKYRVNDPLKLFVSNEKNTQTAQERLIALARTALASAFANRSLTDALASQQTLESEAQKDVEGAASAFGVQLVDLQMTRIDFPSAVADSVYKRMIAARQEAAANERAKGTAEADKIKADAEREQQQILADAYSQAQSIKGEGDSKSAAIAADAYGRDPQFYQYYQSLEAYKKTFKPGDVMVVDPSSSDFFRFMKSPNGGADASASQKR
- the hflX gene encoding GTPase HflX: MINAALVGIDFGKIDFEASLEELSLLAESAGAHPAVTLTGRRSSPDAKMFIGSGKVEELRLSCEANDVELVIFNHALAPAQQRNLELALNRRVVDRTSLILDIFAQRARSHEGKLQVELAQLQYLSTRLIRAWTHLERQKGGIGLRGPGETQLETDRRLIGERIKALKTRLTKLRRQHGTQRRQRTRNQTMSVSLVGYTNAGKSTLFNALTKAQAYAANQLFATLDTTSRRVFLGEEAGHVVVSDTVGFIRELPHQLVAAFRATLEETIHADLLLHVVDASSPVRLDQIDQVNEVLRGIGADSIRQILVFNKIDAVPELAARDEAVERDEYGNISRVFLSARTGQGLDALRAAIAEIATADAGEPEEGQPSVFAETGAPAQTSEATQSSQSGPNTSPDANPQPEDHRPAEERDGRKVPEHGH
- the hflK gene encoding FtsH protease activity modulator HflK, whose amino-acid sequence is MNENNERTIGQRMHAAFSINDPRWGRSDGNGVKNDSKRPQDGKRGNGKEEGPPDLDEMWREFNRRIAGVFGRKPGGGMPRDNGRGTKIGLGIVIGVLVAIYLGSGVFVVQDGHVGVVSQFGKYRQTVPQGIHWRLPYPLQSHDIVDTSQVRSVEIGRGAALSQGNVRDASLLTKEADILDVRFAVQYQIKSPTDFLFRNLDPDQSVTEAAQAAVREIAGATSTDDLLYKDRDALRGRLTESIQRSLDAYRTGLQVTGVTMQSVQVPTQVQAAFEEASRVRQDNERARETAEAYASQLLPRAKADAAKMIDEATAYSNREVTQAQGDAERFKQVYAEYAKAPALIRQRMYLDTMQQIYSRTTKVFVDSKAGNNVVYLPLDKLVDATRQQAKDSAANGSVSAPAADAEARAQSTVPASSAAVAPASAAAAASAPGAASAASDPLRSRDALRSRSRQDDLQ
- a CDS encoding ATP phosphoribosyltransferase regulatory subunit, translating into MSTWLLPENIADVLPSEARKIEELRRRLLDRFRSYGYELVMPPMLEYLESLLTSGGSDLNLRTFKLVDQLSGRTLGLRADITPQVSRIDAHLLNRQGVTRLCYAGVVLHTRPRGLHATREQIQIGAEIYGHAGLEADLEIQQLMLDSLHLAGLTKVRLDLCHAGVLAALLELEPAAASLGEALYDALASKDVPRLTELTAHLGHVPREALRALPSLYGDASVLQMARARLPNLPVIARALDDLAFLAARADGAELMIDLADLRGYAYHSGVMFSAYVDGVPNAVARGGRYDDVGSAYGRARPATGFSLDLREVARISPVDARGSAILAPWKHEEPLRAAVAALRDAGEVVIQALPGHEHDLDEFAFDRVLVERDGRWAVEERVAQAPERQ